From the genome of Mya arenaria isolate MELC-2E11 chromosome 5, ASM2691426v1:
TGTTCGTTGTTGACTGGATCGTTGTTGACTGGATCGTTGTTAACTGGATCGTTGTTAACTGGATCGTTGTTAACTGGATCGTTGTTAACTTACAATCCATTCATACTCTGAAAGCATCATAAACGCACATGTAAGTTGCGATACTTTACACAAATATTGATACAACGGATTAAACTTTGcttctttttcttaaaaaatatccGTTCATCTTAACATTTGTTCACCtataaaagttaacaactttgttaactttaaaaaattcTGAATAAGCGGCCTTGTATTTATAGATTTTACAATAAGTTCACagataattcattaaaaacataataatttattttgtgacGTCATGTTTGAGTTGGTAACCGCATGTGGATCCAAAAATTTCATAGTGCGTCATAAAGACGTACATAAAATCCATACAACTACCATTTAACCAAATTTCATATACAACGAAGTTAGAAGTGAGATATCGATGAAAGAGATTGTAAATGTAGATTTAAACGTAGCAGGCACGCCGAAAAAGTCTCATCCAAGGacgtaaatgaaataaatctcCCTCAACCATTTCCCTACCCGTGCCAGTCAAATTCAAGTGCGTTATTCCCAAACAATagcttataaataatttaagaaatgaaatactGCACGAAATTGCGCGTTCAGAATGTCTACCTCgtaccatgataataatctCTTCGTGTCGTTTTCTTTACAAGTAGTCCTAAATTTAAACccaattcatttaaattatcgtACTATtgaataaaaaggaaaaaaaatgatatgcaAATGTAAATGCATCTTTTTACAAATGCATTGCAATTATCTTTCATTCAAAAGTTTTATAATGTAAAAGCATTTAGCTTAAATTGAATTAAGGACCACTATATATAaagaattatatataaaaacgaGAGTATATTTGCCCAAAAAGagttatatcataaattatcaatttgtgtaCACATGTAGTTGTTGTcttcttatttattattgtcATCAAAGAATGATAAATTGCTTTTAGACTAGACTACAAAATTGATGTATATATGCCAGTTATATAAGTGTAAtatctgttttcttttattatttaaagcagTTTTAGTACTCATATTCTTACTACGTTCAAAACAACGTAGATCGTATTAAAGATGATAATAATAGTGTAAGTTGACCTTAAAAGCTAGTCACGTGACATGCGCACTAAAACATAACCTGGCCGCCACTACTTTAAAATGAAGAGCAACTCCAAACTGATCATTATTTATCCAAGCTTGGCTTACGGCGGACGCATACATTTcgattaaaaatgatttcattaagAAATCTgacaattgttttgttgtttattggATGTTATGCCTCAGGTgagatataaattatattagttTGATTTGCGGCGTTTGTACGGATATGTACGCATCCTTTCTTTTTTAATCAGATTCGGTTATAACATTATTTCGTTTGACTAATTGAAACTTCAATAAATAATGTGTGGTTAAATCATGTATTACAAATCTACGAATTATACTTTGTAgttatttaatgaaactaaacGGACTAATgtaaaaacattgtaaacattatGTACACAATAACATAactattgtaaaattatataaatatgttattatatttccCACCGGGGCTTaattgcaattatttaaaagatcATATTCTAACTGATGTATAAAGGTAACCGAAAAGTTTACTTTACTTttaagatgcactattactctcAAATGAGATTTGCCActattaatactattgttttaatgttccaaaaaggataaataattgtctaaaacaatggtacaaggataccaagtttaatttgaaagaaatctgCTTTagacacggtatttctaccttatgagactgtagtagatcacagtaaatcttttagcattcacctatcattttttttttgcattttcatctattaaatacacagctacaatcttgttaacagtaaaaaaaaaaatccacaaatgcattatttagtaaatagtttaaggtttatcagtcaaaatgtatgtttgttatacatgtgtatgtattaattttgaataaaagtgtcactttaatattttcacGCAATGTTATAAGTGTCTAACACATGGATACAAGTGTCAATGATGCTTGTTTTCCAATCCTATGATTTACTTTTTGACGCGCACTAcatgaattaatattattatttctatttaaatgatgtgaacgtatttcacaataaatatgtttaaacttaccGCAAAGTTCGACCCtgtttgatatttgtaaagAGATCATGTTAttcatttgtataataaaacatgcaaacattaagAACGGACATTTTAGTCTTAACGATCACTATTCAAACAGTGAACTCTATTTGAAGAAGCTTgaagtttacaaaataattttgaccCCCTTATAATAATTCGTTCATACTCACGTGAAGTCTGTTTATCGGTTAAACCCATTGAAATTGTGGACTGTCagtcgtatatatatatatatatatatatatattttttttttccatattgcACTATACGAACCATGGATTTATTCGTGACCAAGATGCAAGCTACTTGattcacaaatatttatttatagtatgctatataaaatatcaataacaataaacatcagCTTGTTCAGTATTTTCTCAATGGTTGAGAATATATGTACCTGAAATACCCGTGAAATGTTTCTAAAGGAACACgaatatcaacattttctgCAGTAGTATACAATAGTGCTTATTGCTGGTAGGATAAAGTcgattcaattcaattcaatacttTATTGCCTCGAATTCTGAAGACATctgaacaaatataaataaaacataaataataatcatcataCAGGAACTAATTGTAAATGTGGAAACTTAAgtaagtacgatgatgataacgtgatagtacgatgatgataacgtgacagtacgatgatgataacgtgacagtacgatgatgataacgtgatagtacgatgatgataacgaaATATTACGATGATAATAACgtgatagtacgatgatgataacgcgacagtacgatgatgataacgtgtcattacgatgatgataacgtgaTAGTACGATcaatgataacgcgacagtacgatgatgataacgtgattgtacgatgatgatgacgtgatagtacgatgatgataacgtaatagtacaatgatgataacgtgatagtacgatgatgataacgtgaTAGTACGATGAggaacgcgacagtacgatgatgatcaCGCGAAAGTgcgatgatgataacgtgatagtacgatgatgataacgtgacagtacgatgatgataacgtgaTAGTACGATGCTGTTCACGCGACAGTACGTCGAggaacgcgacagtacgatgatgataacgcgaaagtgcgatgatgataacgcgacagtacgatgatgatagcgcgacagtacgatgatgataacgcgacagtacgatgctGTTCACGCGACAGTACGTTGAAGATAACGCGACAGtgcgatgatgataacgcgacagtacgatgatgttTACGCGATAGTAGGATGaagataacgcgacagtacgatgatgatagcgcgatagtacgatgaagataacacgatagtacgatgcTGTTTTCGCGACAGAACGATGACGATAACCCGACAGTAGGAATATGTATACGCGAAAGAACGATTGTGATAATGCGACAGTgagatgatgaaaacgcgacagtacgacactacgataacgaaaacgcgatatcACGATAtaacgatggtgaaaacgcgtcagtacgatggtgaaaacacgccTTTATATCGCAtgttcatcatcgtactgtcgtattatcgaGTTTTCGTtgtcgtactgtcgcgttttcgttatcgttgTTTCGACTTTCACGTTTCAGCGCAACACACACACAGGCGATGGTATTAACGGAATTCCGTAATATTCGCAGTTGGAGTAATTTTGTGCCCAAAATGCCGCCaaacctgcgatgaatgacgTCTAGAATTGTTCCACAGCTCTGACTATTAGATATGGTTTAATTTCTCAAATCCAAtctaatgttatttataaatatgatacaACATGTATCTAAAATCAGTaacttgtttgaattttaaaggATGAGCAAGACTCGCGGAAGGTTTCAGGTCACTCTGCATTGACCgaatttgtgttatttttgtaagaCCTATCGGAACACACCAGTATCAAACATATATGACTTCAACGAAGCTTTGGCCTTCTTTATTATAGACATTCATGCCAACACAAAGTCCCCGGCTTATGACGAACTAATGGTTTACTTTGtgtcgtcgtcatcgtcatcatcatcattatcatcaccatcatcatcatcatcatcatcatcatcatcatcatcatcatcatcatcatcatcttcatcatcatcagtatcatcaAAAGTATCATCATCTTTatgaattttgtatttaaaaaaacgttttactTACGCAACAATCGAAAATTAGAAAATGTACGACAATGCAGTGCTCTAATGTCAGTTGGCATTGAGATTGCATGGCCTTCAATGTCACGCCCCtgattaattgtaaaatatgctTGCTTTTGAAATGTGCgatttttatcttaaattatgTATTAGGAACACaaatccggggggggggggcaccctAGCTGACAATAAGGTTAAAAGTTTAATGTTAAGTCATCTTGCCATTAAAGTGGAATATAATTATGCTAAATGATGTAATTCTATAATGTGTTTCATGTTAAGTAGGTCTACAGGAAatcatacttttatttcaatcaataagATGTAGTTCAAATATGCTGTGAAGGTCAAACcaacttaatgattgcctatctgcaatttcattggcttaaaatgaaggttgttttttaatgtatattataaaacgGTCATTAGTAAGTGTAAATAAGTTTTGATACTGAAGGTCATTGACTCTACAGGATATTTGTAGTATTTGATAGCTAGtcgatttaaataaaaatctgcTAAAATCGTCTTCTCATGTCAAATATAACCACCCGGATCAAATTGCAGTACTAACAATCTTATGGTATTGCTATGGTATCTGTTGTTTGTTATCTTTACACTCTTATTATTACTTCGAATAAAACCTTTCAGCCAGTAAACTTGCAGATAGGGCAATCAATTAGTACTTAACTTAATCATAAGGAATTTCAACTcccgcgggtgtttaaaggtcagcctactgccactcatccgatacacaatccctgcgtcagattttgcgttgacaatgaggttgtattcttagtcagttAGAAGACCTAAAGTAATATCATTCTTGATCAtaaagattttacttcatgtcatctacgATTCTCCAGTGAACATGCGCGCACTTATCACGAGAACGCCAGCAACGAAATTAAAGCTATTTTCAATGGCGATGGCGATGACGACAAATGCTTTATCCGGTAAACTttaatcatttctttcattttgccATGTTCTTTCAGAGGCATGTCGGGACAACGCTGCCGGATTATGGATAGCGGGTGGCTCATTCAGCTGCCGGAATCTGCTACAGGCCGGCGACTCTTGGGGAATCTACCGGACCCGCCACTCACTCTGTGCCGACCAGATGAACAAAAATCGCTGCTGCGAGTCGTGCAGAATTGTGAACAGTGAGGTTAGCTGCGTATGTTGTTGTTATGTTGTTAGTTATGCTCTTGTTCAGGAATCATTATTTGAATACAGTCTAACCCCGTTAACTCGAACTCGCTTGATTCGAATTCCTCATCGGCTCGAACTACATGTAGAGGACCGATTTCCTTATACTGAAGGTTAACAATCCCGCTTctctcgaattttccgaggctcgaggtattttcgctggtccctgATGGTTCGAGACAACGGGGTTCGGCTGTACTGCAATAATCCGGAAAAAGCTATTGAATTCTCTCTAAAAAAACCTTATCTtagatttgtaataattataattgtaaatgttgttatatgattatatattttagaatCCTACTTCCGCTCCACCGGTGACGTCATCAACCACGCGGACGTCACGGGTAACGGTGAAGCCAGCAACTCCGGCGCCGCTCCAAGGTACGATATACGGAGATCAAGAGAGTTCATTAAGTGCACTGAAAGAAGTGTCATATGCAAATTCAAACTAGCTGCGTCTAATGAAATCAGTCAAACAAATTGATTCGAGTTGATAAAAGTTACTACTCGAAACAATGATCATACCGAACAATCATTGATAAGATTTCCCGTGCACAGCAGTGTGCATTTTGATGCCTTAGGCTTATACCATACAACTGAATGGAGTAAATGAAATACCTCCGAATATTCTAATTATTCTAAGTGCAAGCTCtctgaaaacaaaactgtaaACTTTTCAAACTATTCAGGGTTTCTCCAGTTCCATTTtatcttttcatttaaaaaatcagacgcgtcatgttaaacattatacagttattatacaatgtacttGAGAGTAATTGAGTCAGTTATAAGGTAATTCTGTATATTTGTTGTACAgtatacaaacattaattaGTTGAATTGCACAAGCgcctaaaatatataaaatacttaatGGCATCATACTGAGAGTTTACAAGTTTTCCGAAATTTTAGACAAggcctaaaaatacatttggttcgggctACCCGACCcaacctacggaataggcgccggcCCTAtagtttttatagtcagttggtaaaaaaggatttcttttttataaatgtgtgttttaatatgcagTTAAaccctttaaagctttatacagactGAATATGTATTTAACACCAGTGTCCAATGCTGCCAATAACGTTCTTACATAAAGcttaactaaaaataaaaaactacCTACCAActctacctgtttttgaaaaggatgtaaccctaaccaaacaagtATTTGATAGGCAACTGAAATGTTTTCCAACTCGAATTAAGACCGTCTCTGGTACTTCAGAAGATACAACGTtacaacatttcaacataattaaaggttattttttttctgtttcacaTAATACGATTAAGTAAACAGGCATTAAACATATCTAGGACAAGCAACTcatcacatttttttataattaaagatgAATTCTCCTGTCtaacataatttaattaagtAAATACGCATTAAACATATCTGAAAAATTACACGTtaaatcatttttctaaaaattgaGATAAACTATTGTTGATctgtataatataaacattcaacatttaacaCCACACTGGGTGTTCCACTATGTTCGAATTACCTGCCTCGGacttgatataaaacataaacactatTGTGTTCGTTTGTGTGTTTGGCCTTTCATTAAGCTTCTACCAGGCTGCTGCTTTTGAGTGATGGACAACACGTGAGTTCACAAAAATACATTCGACCTAATATGCACAAGTTTTACACCcaggggcgggtccaggatttacgtattatatattattattaatatttttttataagggGGGGGGGTGGAGGGGGTCGCTCTTGGGGCGCAACTTGCACCCCCTTCCTAGGGAGCACCAGTAAAACAGGGTGTCATCGTGGTTAAGAGTGATTGGGTTTTGGATTACAATTTGTCTGTTTCAGACTAAAATGGTGAATTTTGGTGTTGTTCACGCATATTGTAGGAAGCAACTCCTCCCCACAGCAGTaatgaaataatgcatacaCTAATACTTCCTTTAGCCAATCAGCACACAAAACACGGTGTTTTTGTTACAGACACATGTACCAGCAACTGTATATACTTGGGAGACGGTAGCCTGCCCGGCAGTCAGTGTTCGTGGTTGCTAGACGCCCGCCAGTTGAAACGGGAACAAGCCAGCTACACGTGCAACCAGAACTTTGCGCCCGGATGTAAATTCACGTGCAGTCGTGTACTCGCGGTAAGTTGTAACCCAGTAGACCATGATTTTGTCAGTTTTCGCCAATTCATGAGTGGCCTTGTTGCTAACATAACGTGTGCATGTTTGgcgttgttttgtatatgttatCAGATGTGTTTTATCAATAACATATAGTGTactcggaacacctcggccattttccatcgaaaaaacCCTCGAATATATGCCAATAATCTatagaagtagttcttaaaaaaattaaaaaaatattaattaattgtactGTCTTAACGTGTACTTTGTAATACTTGTAAGTTCAGATggattgaatttttttttttaaagttataaatagaaatagaaaagtCATTGAGTTTAACTGTCAAATTGGAATTAATATGCGATCTACTTGAAgcatagttaaatgtaaagatgtctaacattgtaaaccgtctgaggttgttttcgatggataATGACCAAGGCGCTCCGAACGACTTATTAAAAAGGgctataaataatattttagtaCCTTGCAAATATAGGCCAGTCTTCATATGAAACAATATCCTCGATGTGTTTCAAAtctgaatgtttttattaaaaactgcATATCTTTCTATTTCAAGGATGACTTTCCCTCCACACCAGCTCCAACTACTTCTACAGGTAACGATGCACGGGTAAAGTGGGCATAGGAATTGTTTCTGTGTCTTACACTACCACTTGCTTTTATTTGCACTTATTTATTAAGCGAATTGGTGAAACTTATGTGTATAACTACAATCTTGATCAGGCAAGTAACAAATGATGTATTGCCATTTTAATTGTTAGGCAGTAACCATTTAACATGTGTCGGTCGTAAGCCATTAACTTTGCAActatttgacaataattaataatgaactTTGTGAGGTGAACGGCCAAAAATCGCCTTTATCGTGTCAGTATCACAAGAGTTGTCGTCCTTTAAGAAATGAAGCAGCTTATATTCATCCTCCGGGAACTATATGTAACTAGTATTTGCCGAAAAGCGTAAGTCAACCAATTAAGcatttattgtatttcatttatggTTGTAATCGATTATAGCTATCGGCGTTTATTGCCTTTGAAATCATTTACatctttcaaaatatgttttctatgatttatTGAAATCGTGTACgacaagataaaaacaaaacactcaaTAGTTTATTGAACTTTCATTACCTCACCTTAACATTCATTGAGAAACCATATGTCAATGTTATGTTGACAAACGcattaatgatatataatttattattatagtttCCGACACAATTATTATGTCTATTcgacaatgaaaataaacaagacaaaacaaacacttgtcaTGTCACGATTACTTGtaaacaggttttttttaacaCGCACACAAATATTTACTTAACGTATTAAGTGCGATCTCAATTCTAGTGGTATCACACATGACCAGGGGTCGCAAGTTCGATTCACCGTCGCACCACTAAAAAATACTTATCGTCTTCCGGAAGGGACGTTAAATAGGATTCCCTGACAGTGCTTTATACTGGTGCACTTTAAAGAACCACGGTAGCTCTATTATAAAACGAGGGTTACactctgtctgtgcactattcTCAAAAAACCTAATATGACTAACACTcgtatcggagcactcgccgagtTATAGTATAGATAAACTTACACACCACCGACCTCATTGtagaaacaatataataaatgttcGTCACGCAACAGTAAAGTTGACAGGATCACGCCTTGGGTCACGCCCTCGCGCCCCAAAACAACAGCATCAACAAAAACTAGTATTTTAATGGGAAAAACATAAGGTCAAAAGCCATTGAAACATGAACACTTTATCATCGAAATCGTAATATCAAccaaaaaatcaataaagaaataatcaaaaaatcataaataatcaataaagaTCAGTTATCCAGGCGTATCTCCGTGTTTTGGTGTAAACTTCgtttcaataacaaaaatagttgagcaccgctattccgaacaccgtttatccgaaattatcgctatttcgcagttatttttcggtcccgatttGATTCCTTCTTTGTTGTATACGACAATTGTGCGTAACTTTACGGTTGTCCCCGAGCACACATAAGCAGTGTTTACGACCAATCTAATTGAAAAGGGGCGCTGACCTTTCCCGGGACAACTATTGGGCACAATCAAAGTCGCGAGGCAAATTTGACTTCTGTGAAAATAATACGAACGTTGTCTTAAGACCAAGAAATCAATAAAGAAGACGATGGTCAGTATATGCTCAATATATTTCAGAGTCCTGTGTGGACGTTCCCGTGGGCGGGGTGGGGATCGGGGAGCTGGCCCAAGACTGTCGCCGTCTCACTGATCCCGCCGACTTCCTGGGTATCTTCCGGGAGCGCGTCCGCCATTGCAGCGACCCCGAAACAAACCGGAAGTGCTGCGCCTCCTGCAGTCGCGTATTTAATGGAGAGGTAATTCGGTGTGgagtttaaaaaatgaagttgtttGAAGTGGCCGGTCCAAAAACAATCGGTTGGTCTGTCGGTAGAAAATTACGTTTTTTTGAGTTGATAATATGATAAGATAAGCCTTATGATCGAAAAGTGCTTATAAATTAAATCTTGacacatatgtttatttaaaatacttcaaGATACATCAATCGAGACGGTGCATTTTTGTGTATAATGTGTTACGGTAACTGTTCAAATGActgaaaaacacttttttatgttttgtcattaattgCAGACATTCCCGACGCCCCCGACAAGATCGTCGGTGGCAACAGACGCTCCCGGGACTCCCCCGACCAGACCGCCTCTTAAAGGTACGGTTTATGCAAGCGTTCCTTTCATTTATAAGTTGTTTTTACTGGTTCAGAGACGCTTAATATTCGAAATGTCCGCGCGTAGTTTCATTGCTAAATAAGAATGTCACcttcaataattaaattataatccCTTAAACTCTATTGTGACAGAAAGCCGTGAGGACGGCTGTATATGGGCGGACGGCTGTAAATGGGCGGCTTCCTGCTCTTCCTTAAACTCAATGTTTGTCTAATAGATATATGCACGGACTGGGAGAAACATAAACGGACGGCTGTATATGAGCGGCTTCCGGCACATTACTGCTCATACTTCAACTCAATATTTCTCTTGCAGATACATGAACGGACGGTTGTATATGGGCGGCTTCCGGCACCCTACTGTTCATCATATAACTTGATTTTTCTCTTGCAGATACATGCACGTACGGCTGTGTATGGGCGGGTTCCGGCACTCTGGCCGGGGGATGCGAGATTCTCCTAGACCGGAAACAGATGACCCATAAAATAGCGGCATACTATTGTACCAATGGCTTTGCACAAGGGTGTAAATACACGTGCTCTCTTGTCAGAAACGTGtgtataaattgtttttctGTATATTTGAGTGCCAAATATACTTCCCATTATGTGTTGCAAATGTCTTTAATTcgaaaatgtaatttttgtttTCGGAAAAATACGTTTTAATTAACGTTTGTTTTGGCTAAAACCATTTTAATTTAGAGACTAAAGTCAAAGTTCGAttttttttcaccaattttatgaactataatacagaaaaaaatatcccaAAAAAGTAAACATGTCTTGCTCCGAACACTCTTATAATAGCTTTTTTCAGTAAAGATAGTTTACAGCCTTCTTATCCACTTAAGGCTGGCGAGAACACCGCAGTTCCGACGACCATACCGCCGACGACGGCAGACCCATGCGTGGACGTACACGTCTGGATAGGTGACGGTTCCCGGGACTGCAAGTACCTGACCGCCTTCTACCCCGAGGACCGGATATACGGCATATACAGTAACAGGAAGGAGTTATGTAAGAGCCTCAACACTCGCTGCTGTCAGTCGTGCCGCCGTGTCAACAGTGGAGAGGTAGGTTGCGCTCGCGTTAAACGTGAACTGAATTTAGTGGCGTTTTTGCTATTTAGAACTAGAGTAGATTCAtataacgatttttttttatcttatacttctaaaatcaattttaagtacCAACAATGTTGCTTTTATAGAGCGGTCCATCAAAGGAACATAGttcagtgtgtataccacgttgTAAAatgcgtcatatatgctacgtcggagggCAACAATTTTGCTCCAAATggagactttaaacaaatataacatacttcttcaccattttaattgtaacatagtgtagtctacgccgcttacagtttttaccagagtttgaaaatggtgtagtaaaagagaAGTCATCTCtgttttaaatcttcattttaagcaaaatgctgccttccgacgtagcatttacgacgcaatttatcacgaaCTATGTTCCTTAGATGGAGCGGTCTATTGAAGTTTTTTTATACGTCCGAAAGTTGGcaaatttaaattgcaacgacCATCCGGTGtttcgtgtccgtgctgtaatTTTGACTTGATTATATGTATTCAATACATGAAGATGATGTGCCGCGTGCAAGATCTGCGACTCTTCTTTAGAgatcttaaagctgcacgctcacTGATTGTAGGTGTTGAcgtcttgtttttttgttgttgtttttggcgAAAacgcatggaaaccagtgatataagctgctgacaaaaaaaaacagatcgcaGTTTTTACTATTTACGTTCGacaattaatgatttatggccaAAAGCGtaactaacgctttaagaaaaatgcatagaacaacaaaaacaagttgtcaaaacggtaaatctgtgagagtgcagctttaagctaaGCTGTTTTCCGACGACAAAAGTCTATTTATTGTCATAGCCGT
Proteins encoded in this window:
- the LOC128233739 gene encoding uncharacterized protein LOC128233739; amino-acid sequence: MISLRNLTIVLLFIGCYASEACRDNAAGLWIAGGSFSCRNLLQAGDSWGIYRTRHSLCADQMNKNRCCESCRIVNSENPTSAPPVTSSTTRTSRVTVKPATPAPLQDTCTSNCIYLGDGSLPGSQCSWLLDARQLKREQASYTCNQNFAPGCKFTCSRVLADDFPSTPAPTTSTESCVDVPVGGVGIGELAQDCRRLTDPADFLGIFRERVRHCSDPETNRKCCASCSRVFNGETFPTPPTRSSVATDAPGTPPTRPPLKDTCTYGCVWAGSGTLAGGCEILLDRKQMTHKIAAYYCTNGFAQGCKYTCSLVRNAGENTAVPTTIPPTTADPCVDVHVWIGDGSRDCKYLTAFYPEDRIYGIYSNRKELCKSLNTRCCQSCRRVNSGEVFPDPPTTTPRVTVSTQPRTTAAPPQLKDTCTSECVSGADGTIPGSTCASLLTMAQGAEFCSQGFARGCQLTCNRLLTNSGAPSPTQPETTSMAVCVDSYVRRGKTVYICEELMRNTSDIYSDRARICSDLNSSPCCHTCSRIRNKLTYKLNNENEVIKSGLNQEPKAEPLTTGNTSPEPETTTKNLVKLQPWVIINRGFQNLVKKEEQRRKQMENMFNMLKSIWSSLNLSGIKTP